Proteins encoded in a region of the Benincasa hispida cultivar B227 chromosome 2, ASM972705v1, whole genome shotgun sequence genome:
- the LOC120072071 gene encoding uncharacterized protein LOC120072071: MTSTTLNLLSVDKLNGNNYTSWRSIINTMLIIDDLRFILVEECPQVPAVGVSRNVRNAYESWVKANEKPRAYILASLSEVLSKKHKTIVTARQIMDSLREMFRQSSINSDMTLLNTSLMLVRKKGLLFENMF, translated from the coding sequence ATGACTAGCACTACATTGAATTTGCTAAGTGTTGACAAACTAAATGGCAATAACTATACTAGTTGGAGAAGCATTATAAACACTATGCTAATTATCGATGACCTGAGGTTCATCCttgttgaggaatgtcctcaagtacCTGCTGTTGGAGTATCTCGAAATGTTCGGAATGCATATGAAAGTTGGGTCAAGGCGAACGAAAAGCCCCGagcgtacatcttggcaagcTTATCTGAAGTCTTATCCAAGAAGCATAAAACCATTGTCACTGCACGACAGATCATGGATTCGTTGAGGGAGATGTTTCGACAGTCGTCCATCAACTCCGACATGAcgctcttaaatacatctttAATGCTCGTACGAAAGAAGGGGCTTCTATTTGAGAACATGTtttaa